In Malania oleifera isolate guangnan ecotype guangnan chromosome 8, ASM2987363v1, whole genome shotgun sequence, a single window of DNA contains:
- the LOC131162270 gene encoding zinc finger CCCH domain-containing protein 6 yields MRGLQKSKRISWAPDGNLCQVRLFLSEDSPSQVGLGAQDHLQAKASWMLHSSGMGSDDSLPPGFEGANSANQLMNKLSQITLCKWRCPPRYVLNFTWQVVAGEESKEVEVQNKREMRVLEAVYPRPSAIPPNPSVTMNIEDSNHDDQHTPLVPMTPIEDEEGVTDILSDSMASTNVLSSLQPPSLGPGISSASQCSAPNALNTPAHEGAAAAGMALGVEPDALAAASAAAAAIMSSSEQGCLIDRNLLVKILSNPKLVEKLVVDHGTTTNPQAIPKPTALPNAPPAHINRTETGTPSSVTTSGGSFYPAPNGVGPVPSPRPSPPGFPVPSPSSVGTPLAKDINYYKSLIQQHGGERQETVPQFSSHHNNHLFENNIHNELVNTPRPRDMRPKINKPCIYFNSSRGCRNGANCAYQHDASFPQRVASMQEVQSAKRMKMDREITGT; encoded by the exons GTTAGGCTATTTCTGTCAGAGGACTCCCCTTCACAGGTTGGATTGGGTGCTCAAGATCACCTCCAAGCAAAAGCATCATGGATGCTGCATTCCAGTGGAATGGGCTCTGATGACAGTCTGCCACCTGGATTTGAAGGTGCTAATTCTGCCAACCAATTGATGAACAAGCTGTCCCAGATCACTTTATGTAAATGGAGATGTCCTCCTAGA TATGTGTTGAATTTTACCTGGCAAGTTGTTGCTGGGGAAGAAAGCAAAGAGGTAGAGGTTCAAAATAAGCGGGAGATGAGAGTGCTTGAAGCTGTCTATCCTCGCCCGTCTGCCATTCCTCCAAA TCCCTCAGTTACAATGAACATAGAAGACTCTAATCATGATGATCAGCATACTCCTCTAGTCCCTATGACTCCCATTGAAGATGAAGAGGGAGTCACAGATATTTTATCTGATTCAATGGCATCAACAAATGTTCTCTCAAGCTTGCAGCCCCCGTCACTGGGTCCTGGGATCTCTTCTGCATCTCAGTGCAGTGCACCAAATGCTCTGAACACTCCTGCCCATGAAGGAGCAGCAGCAGCTGGGATGGCCCTTGGCGTAGAGCCCGATGCACTGGCTGCTGCATCTGCTGCTGCTGCCGCAATTATGAGTAGCAGTGAGCAAGGATGCTTGATTGATCGTAACTTGCTTGTCAAGATTCTCAGCAACCCAAAACTAGTCGAGAAGTTGGTTGTTGATCATGGGACAACCACCAATCCACAAGCCATTCCCAAGCCAACAGCTTTACCCAATGCACCTCCTGCTCACATTAACAGGACAGAAACTGGCACACCCTCATCAGTAACTACTTCAGGTGGATCCTTCTACCCAGCCCCAAATGGTGTTGGACCAGTTCCTAGCCCTCGGCCTTCTCCACCAGGGTTTCCGGTTCCCTCCCCATCTTCTGTGGGAACTCCATTGGCGAAGGATATTAACTATTATAAGAGCTTGATCCAGCAACATGGAGGAGAGAGACAGGAAACTGTTCCACAATTCAGCAGCCACCATAACAATCACCTTTTCGAAAACAATATTCATAATGAATTGGTAAATACCCCCAGACCAAGGGATATGAGGCCAAAGATAAATAAGCCTTGCATCTATTTTAACAGTTCACGGGGATGCAGGAATGGAGCAAACTGTGCTTACCAGCACGATGCATCATTTCCGCAGCGGGTTGCTAGCATGCAGGAGGTGCAAAGTGCAAAGAGAATGAAAATGGATAGGGAGATTACAGGTACATAA
- the LOC131162271 gene encoding uncharacterized protein LOC131162271 has protein sequence MLKFLSKVRIEFNALDPRTAACMEFLAQCNARKAKESNPACQLIVKRRTDDHPPQITVTFVNGVEQVFDATSTPAQTIRTLVLEKGQLLETEQMFRDAGEAWPVVIPEEELRQPAPGTKPRKAEDRKQ, from the coding sequence ATGTTGAAGTTCCTGTCGAAGGTGAGGATAGAGTTCAACGCGCTGGATCCGCGGACGGCGGCGTGCATGGAGTTTCTGGCGCAGTGCAACGCCCGCAAAGCCAAGGAGTCGAACCCCGCCTGTCAGCTCATCGTCAAGCGCCGGACCGACGACCACCCTCCCCAGATAACCGTCACATTCGTCAACGGCGTCGAGCAGGTCTTCGACGCCACCTCCACCCCCGCGCAGACCATTCGCACCTTGGTTCTTGAAAAGGGTCAGCTTCTCGAGACTGAGCAAATGTTCCGCGACGCTGGCGAGGCCTGGCCCGTCGTCATCCCTGAGGAGGAGCTCCGCCAACCCGCTCCTGGTACCAAG